A genomic region of Alicyclobacillus sp. SO9 contains the following coding sequences:
- the mltG gene encoding endolytic transglycosylase MltG gives MSDETTANAPENNNSPKHSRRRRRWIKWLLILVGVVLVAVATGLVWAYQASRPEPGSKPIQFAVKRGETVKQLAKDLQSKRLVKSALMFEVRVRLSKAGSAIKAGDYQISQGTSLSEILNKLVAGDTRSIKVTIPEGYTVSQMSALLQKDGICSKSAFINQVQHGTFTESFVKNLPQRSGVRYRLEGYLFPDTYQFYKNEDPHRIVNEMLQDFQKHLQPYMKTIQAQNQPLWTVITKASLVVKEAKVETERPVIASVINNRLHHKPPMPLQIDSTIEYIIGYRAQLSDKNLKVKSPYNTYLHTGLPPGPIASPGMQSILAVIHPAHTQYLYYVAKYNGTGEHYFAKTYKQQLKNEAKSRANYKKNG, from the coding sequence TTGTCTGACGAGACGACAGCAAATGCACCGGAAAATAACAATAGCCCGAAACACAGCCGCCGCAGACGCAGATGGATAAAATGGCTCCTCATACTGGTTGGAGTTGTCTTAGTGGCCGTTGCGACCGGCCTTGTTTGGGCGTATCAGGCTTCTCGGCCAGAGCCCGGCAGCAAGCCCATTCAGTTTGCGGTCAAGCGTGGGGAAACGGTGAAGCAACTAGCAAAAGACTTGCAAAGTAAGCGACTAGTCAAAAGTGCGCTGATGTTTGAGGTTAGGGTGCGGTTGTCTAAAGCGGGATCGGCAATTAAAGCAGGGGACTATCAAATTTCCCAAGGGACAAGCCTGTCTGAAATTCTAAACAAACTGGTGGCTGGCGACACCCGGTCCATCAAAGTCACAATTCCTGAAGGCTATACCGTTAGTCAGATGAGTGCTTTACTGCAAAAAGACGGCATCTGTTCAAAGAGCGCTTTTATCAACCAAGTTCAACACGGCACTTTTACCGAGTCGTTTGTTAAGAATTTACCGCAGCGAAGCGGCGTCAGGTACCGCCTTGAAGGCTACCTGTTTCCGGATACATACCAGTTTTACAAAAATGAAGACCCGCATCGCATTGTGAACGAGATGCTGCAGGACTTTCAAAAACACCTTCAGCCCTACATGAAGACAATTCAGGCCCAAAATCAGCCTCTGTGGACAGTGATAACGAAAGCTTCTCTCGTAGTGAAAGAAGCGAAAGTTGAAACAGAGAGGCCCGTAATTGCCAGTGTTATCAACAATCGCTTACACCACAAGCCTCCTATGCCGCTTCAGATTGACTCCACAATTGAATACATCATTGGTTATCGCGCACAACTGTCAGACAAGAATTTAAAGGTTAAGAGTCCCTATAATACATACCTTCATACGGGCTTGCCGCCTGGTCCCATTGCCAGTCCGGGTATGCAGTCGATTCTCGCAGTGATTCATCCTGCTCACACTCAGTACCTGTACTACGTAGCCAAATACAACGGCACTGGAGAGCACTACTTTGCAAAAACCTACAAGCAGCAGCTGAAAAACGAAGCGAAGAGCAGAGCAAATTATAAGAAGAACGGCTAA
- a CDS encoding shikimate dehydrogenase, with translation MAPKLFGLLGWPVGHSASPVMMAAAFKALQLDAVYLPFPLAPDRFEVGLNGLAALGAVGVNVTIPHKQAAWKSVSEVSQAAALAKAVNTIRFETDSNVRIGHNTDVEGWWQSVHPHLQDPISEVVLFGSGGAARAVLAALSIHQPQVKVYVLARNPQSAQALSQDFCKTIEVTPKSWDDRERWVAQSSLVVNATSVGMWPNSHQSVLPDGTQAFHSGQVVQDAVYRPRKTRFLQQAEKMGAQTVDGLHMLVGQGAAALEYWLRSPAPADVMMAAAKSFLDDEV, from the coding sequence ATGGCACCAAAATTATTCGGGTTGCTTGGATGGCCGGTTGGGCATTCTGCCTCTCCTGTAATGATGGCAGCGGCTTTTAAAGCGCTTCAATTAGATGCAGTTTACCTCCCGTTCCCCTTGGCACCGGACAGATTTGAAGTGGGTCTAAACGGTCTGGCGGCGCTTGGTGCAGTAGGTGTTAATGTAACCATTCCACATAAGCAGGCGGCTTGGAAAAGCGTTTCTGAAGTCTCTCAAGCCGCCGCGCTGGCTAAGGCGGTCAACACCATCCGCTTCGAGACAGACTCCAATGTTCGCATCGGCCATAATACGGATGTAGAGGGCTGGTGGCAGAGTGTGCATCCCCATCTGCAAGACCCGATTTCGGAAGTCGTGTTATTTGGCTCAGGCGGAGCAGCCAGGGCTGTTTTAGCTGCATTAAGTATTCATCAGCCTCAGGTTAAGGTCTATGTGTTGGCGCGAAATCCGCAGTCTGCACAGGCACTGTCACAAGATTTTTGCAAGACAATTGAAGTCACTCCAAAATCTTGGGATGACCGAGAGCGGTGGGTAGCGCAATCGTCACTGGTTGTCAATGCGACGTCGGTAGGGATGTGGCCGAATAGCCATCAATCTGTTTTGCCCGATGGGACACAAGCATTTCACTCGGGACAGGTAGTACAGGATGCGGTTTATCGTCCACGGAAAACGCGCTTTCTCCAACAGGCTGAAAAAATGGGGGCCCAGACCGTGGACGGATTGCATATGTTGGTTGGTCAGGGGGCTGCAGCCTTGGAGTACTGGCTCAGATCCCCTGCGCCTGCAGATGTCATGATGGCGGCTGCAAAATCATTTTTGGATGATGAGGTGTAG
- a CDS encoding helix-hairpin-helix domain-containing protein, translated as MEEPQELDIQWEGQVLEGESGRKHRSLAMILIITGAVMFAAGFAVRSALTLHPKATPSSTASSHSTASSSNLPAKGPATKGLSIVVDIHGDVHKPGVYHLAQTSRVEDAVKAAGGFMHTEDANLVNLAASVDDGQEIVIPSAVHSGDGNSISDYGAHKNKSPSTTGDGGSVTHVQGKGLGDSNGSSSPSSATSVHGTIDLNTADTATLETLPGIGPGRAKAIVDFRQQHGPFHRVQDLQQVHGIGPQIFSHVKSYLLVSNK; from the coding sequence ATGGAAGAGCCGCAGGAACTGGACATACAGTGGGAAGGACAAGTGCTGGAAGGCGAAAGTGGCCGTAAACACCGGAGCCTGGCGATGATACTAATTATCACGGGCGCTGTCATGTTTGCCGCAGGCTTTGCTGTACGATCCGCTCTCACACTTCACCCTAAAGCGACACCTTCCTCTACTGCTTCATCTCACTCAACAGCGTCATCTTCCAATCTGCCTGCCAAGGGGCCTGCAACCAAAGGCCTATCCATCGTGGTGGATATTCATGGAGACGTACATAAACCAGGTGTTTATCATCTTGCTCAAACCTCTAGAGTCGAGGACGCTGTCAAGGCAGCAGGCGGGTTTATGCATACAGAGGATGCAAATCTTGTGAATTTGGCAGCGTCTGTTGACGACGGTCAGGAAATTGTGATCCCAAGTGCGGTCCACTCGGGAGATGGGAACAGTATATCTGATTATGGGGCACACAAGAACAAGAGTCCCAGCACTACTGGCGACGGTGGGAGTGTTACCCATGTTCAGGGTAAGGGTCTCGGGGATTCCAACGGTTCGAGTTCTCCCTCTTCTGCGACTTCTGTGCACGGCACCATTGACCTCAATACTGCAGACACTGCTACACTGGAGACCTTGCCCGGGATTGGCCCGGGCAGAGCTAAGGCTATTGTCGACTTCCGGCAACAACATGGGCCGTTTCATCGAGTGCAAGACCTGCAGCAAGTACACGGCATTGGGCCGCAGATATTTTCCCATGTGAAATCCTATTTGCTCGTCAGTAACAAGTAA
- the mntR gene encoding transcriptional regulator MntR — MEDYLEKIYELMQEKGYARVSDIASSLEVQPSSVTKMLQKLDENQYVTYEKYRGILLTHRGQRMGKLMKQRHLMLAEFLRLLGVEEDIIQHDVEGIEHHVSPTTLESLQSLVLFFEEHDDCRKVFQKFQQERN, encoded by the coding sequence ATGGAAGACTATTTGGAGAAAATATACGAACTAATGCAGGAAAAAGGGTATGCGCGTGTGTCCGACATTGCGTCATCTCTTGAAGTGCAGCCATCCTCTGTTACAAAAATGCTGCAAAAATTAGATGAAAACCAATATGTGACGTATGAGAAATACCGCGGCATTTTGTTAACGCACCGCGGACAAAGAATGGGAAAACTGATGAAGCAACGGCACTTGATGCTGGCGGAGTTCCTGCGGTTGTTAGGGGTAGAAGAAGACATCATACAGCATGACGTGGAAGGGATTGAACACCATGTCAGCCCGACCACGCTGGAGTCCCTGCAATCTCTGGTGCTCTTCTTTGAAGAGCACGACGACTGCCGAAAAGTGTTTCAAAAGTTTCAGCAGGAACGAAACTAG
- a CDS encoding YqeG family HAD IIIA-type phosphatase: MRKIFDEILPDEYVESVFTIDLDKLWASGKRLILSDLDNTLVPWNHPHVPDSLVRWYKQATDIGFRLCIVSNNRGKRVSEFGELMGIEAIGTARKPRPDAFQEAMNRFGFPSEQTVMLGDQLFTDIRGGNRCGIYTILVVPINKKEWWGTRINRMIERLVMRTVLRHSLQPPEGPTRRHEPDGRDNNG, encoded by the coding sequence ATGAGAAAAATTTTTGACGAAATACTGCCGGATGAATATGTAGAGTCTGTATTCACCATCGATTTGGACAAGTTGTGGGCATCGGGTAAGAGATTGATTTTAAGCGATCTCGATAATACACTTGTTCCCTGGAACCACCCCCACGTACCTGACAGTCTGGTACGCTGGTACAAACAAGCAACAGACATCGGGTTTCGACTGTGCATCGTGTCCAACAACAGAGGAAAACGCGTCAGCGAGTTCGGGGAGCTGATGGGGATTGAAGCGATTGGTACAGCCCGTAAACCTCGTCCGGATGCTTTTCAAGAGGCAATGAATCGATTTGGGTTTCCCTCAGAGCAGACCGTGATGCTTGGAGATCAACTGTTTACAGACATCCGCGGCGGCAATCGCTGCGGTATTTATACGATTCTTGTTGTACCAATCAACAAGAAGGAATGGTGGGGAACGAGAATCAATCGGATGATAGAAAGACTTGTCATGCGTACAGTGCTCAGACATTCGTTGCAACCGCCTGAAGGCCCGACGAGACGTCACGAGCCGGACGGGAGGGACAACAATGGCTGA
- the yqeK gene encoding bis(5'-nucleosyl)-tetraphosphatase (symmetrical) YqeK, which produces MILEDIIDAVKDELSVQRFAHTRGVAETAEALAVRFGADPEKAKTAGWIHDIAREWSVDRAQDFARKIDVPQGFSQVPTLLHGPIAAYMLQHRFGLKDEDTANAVKYHTTGRAGMSLLEKVVCLADAIEPGRDFPDVPKIRDLATRDINRALAESFDSVIRFLLEEHRIILPLTVTTRNDLWRQVENGYDD; this is translated from the coding sequence ATGATACTTGAAGACATTATAGACGCGGTCAAGGATGAATTGAGTGTGCAGCGATTCGCACACACCCGCGGTGTTGCAGAGACAGCCGAAGCCCTCGCTGTACGCTTTGGGGCAGATCCAGAGAAAGCAAAAACAGCCGGGTGGATTCACGATATCGCCAGAGAATGGTCGGTTGACAGGGCACAGGACTTTGCTCGAAAAATTGATGTTCCACAAGGGTTTTCACAGGTTCCAACGTTGCTGCACGGCCCGATTGCTGCCTATATGTTGCAGCATCGCTTTGGTTTAAAAGACGAAGATACGGCTAATGCCGTCAAGTACCATACGACAGGTCGAGCGGGAATGTCACTTTTAGAGAAAGTCGTTTGTCTTGCTGATGCCATTGAGCCGGGAAGAGACTTTCCTGACGTTCCAAAAATCAGAGACTTAGCAACTAGGGATATTAACCGTGCTTTGGCTGAGAGCTTCGACTCAGTGATTCGATTCTTGCTGGAGGAGCATCGAATTATCCTTCCGCTGACAGTAACAACCCGAAACGATTTGTGGCGGCAAGTTGAAAATGGGTATGATGATTAA
- a CDS encoding penicillin-binding transpeptidase domain-containing protein gives MSARITRIVLLFFFVLLLLSTRLAVLMLFPEKVVRHSLRHTPRIQADLEHLRVLRIDDGRGRILYRNGLPWSGTVTSSPVSPISRLSAGHISPVSAADRPTTDKAGNHKPANDKSRNHKLRNGNVAEVKSAKSGPFVIHSERTAPLSRPALVVGRVGLPDIWPSRVRSVAEQGRSGLEYTFDYLLRQGHPGYLGEMTEAENTNWAHRLFWLPVRSGIDVRTTVDPAWQQAAESTLHKHGIKSGAVVVLNVKTRDVLAMASRNTLAPESNEAVKVHTPGSIFKLITAAASLDSYRNSPQDSFYCDGRLSEPGITLNCWRKHGHETLLQAFAGSCNVVFAQLGISAGEKALALTARNFGLLGNGLQHVNGKSVLIEAESAHVFIGGKHRPAEKGAIAHTAIGQQDVKISPLQAANLSATIAAGGVYRDARLVTDAEKNHKVKRYFGGQRNQRAVSQNTAAWIGRAMYMTAHWKNGTAFDLADNAANPAVKTGTAQVSGGMVNAWLTGYAPYRRPEIAFCIFVGSEEDSTAHRQVHAMIKDLLASYRQFQAPHVIG, from the coding sequence GTGTCAGCAAGAATTACAAGAATCGTACTTCTTTTCTTCTTTGTCCTGCTTCTTCTCAGTACCCGTCTGGCTGTCTTGATGCTGTTTCCTGAGAAGGTAGTTCGGCATTCACTCCGCCACACACCGCGGATTCAAGCGGATTTGGAACATCTGCGTGTCCTGCGTATCGATGACGGTCGCGGTCGCATCTTGTACAGAAACGGACTGCCATGGTCCGGCACAGTTACGTCTTCACCTGTTTCTCCTATCAGCCGGCTGTCTGCAGGCCATATCAGCCCTGTATCTGCAGCCGACAGACCCACAACTGACAAGGCTGGAAATCACAAACCTGCAAATGATAAGTCCAGAAATCATAAATTGAGAAATGGCAACGTCGCGGAGGTTAAATCGGCGAAAAGCGGGCCTTTTGTCATCCACAGCGAGAGAACGGCTCCGCTTTCAAGACCTGCTCTGGTCGTTGGCAGAGTAGGTCTGCCTGATATTTGGCCAAGCCGCGTGCGAAGTGTGGCTGAGCAGGGACGAAGCGGCCTCGAGTACACTTTCGACTATCTTTTGCGCCAGGGTCATCCCGGTTATTTGGGCGAAATGACGGAGGCTGAGAACACGAACTGGGCACACCGTTTGTTCTGGCTCCCAGTCAGGTCTGGTATTGACGTTCGAACGACTGTCGATCCCGCATGGCAACAAGCCGCTGAATCCACTCTGCACAAACATGGCATAAAAAGTGGCGCAGTGGTTGTCTTAAACGTGAAAACTCGAGATGTGTTAGCGATGGCATCGCGCAACACTTTGGCACCCGAAAGTAATGAAGCTGTAAAGGTGCATACTCCGGGATCGATATTCAAACTGATTACAGCAGCCGCCTCCTTGGACTCTTATCGCAATTCCCCGCAAGACAGTTTCTATTGTGACGGACGTCTCAGTGAGCCTGGAATTACGCTCAATTGCTGGAGAAAGCACGGTCATGAGACACTGTTACAGGCCTTTGCAGGCTCCTGCAACGTGGTCTTTGCACAGCTTGGAATCAGTGCCGGTGAGAAGGCGCTGGCTTTGACAGCCAGAAATTTTGGACTCTTAGGCAACGGGTTGCAGCACGTGAACGGAAAGAGTGTTCTGATTGAAGCGGAGTCTGCGCATGTATTCATTGGCGGTAAGCATCGGCCGGCCGAGAAAGGTGCGATTGCTCACACAGCCATTGGCCAGCAGGATGTCAAAATATCTCCCCTTCAGGCAGCCAACCTTTCTGCCACCATTGCAGCAGGCGGAGTCTACCGAGATGCCCGACTCGTCACAGACGCCGAGAAAAATCATAAGGTGAAACGGTATTTTGGAGGACAAAGGAACCAACGCGCCGTCTCACAGAACACGGCAGCGTGGATTGGCAGGGCCATGTACATGACTGCTCACTGGAAAAACGGAACGGCTTTTGACCTTGCAGACAACGCAGCGAATCCGGCCGTAAAAACAGGAACGGCACAAGTGAGCGGAGGCATGGTCAATGCGTGGCTAACCGGATATGCTCCCTATCGTCGGCCGGAAATCGCCTTTTGCATATTCGTCGGGTCTGAAGAAGACAGCACTGCCCATCGCCAGGTTCACGCCATGATAAAAGATTTATTGGCATCGTACAGGCAGTTTCAAGCACCTCACGTCATAGGCTAA
- a CDS encoding class I SAM-dependent methyltransferase: MNSYEKFALIYEDFMQDAPYDQWLKWLLRQFPNLASMQIADVGCGTGTLTRQLASHSPNVFGVEPSDYMLGVAAERALEERRKVQWFCQDARFLRLPQPVDLLVSTCDALNYLLTGNDVKCALSNFWRSLKPGGAVAFDVIGAGRLEHLKNGLSYDFRENEAILFETRVEPEDKIFYELHAFIETENGLYERFEETHQQQYYRASDITAWLEQTGFEVWYLQGDFGETSLEGSNRMVFSARKPLDSAG, encoded by the coding sequence ATGAACAGTTATGAGAAGTTCGCCCTCATTTACGAAGACTTTATGCAGGATGCTCCGTATGACCAGTGGCTGAAGTGGCTGCTGCGTCAGTTTCCAAACCTGGCATCGATGCAAATTGCGGATGTCGGATGTGGTACAGGGACGTTAACGAGACAGTTGGCGTCCCATTCCCCTAATGTCTTTGGGGTTGAACCGTCTGACTACATGCTGGGAGTGGCAGCCGAACGGGCACTTGAGGAACGCAGGAAAGTCCAGTGGTTCTGTCAGGATGCGAGATTTCTGAGATTACCGCAGCCAGTAGACCTGCTTGTCTCGACTTGCGATGCACTCAATTATTTGCTGACCGGCAATGATGTGAAGTGTGCGCTCTCAAACTTCTGGAGGAGCCTGAAGCCTGGCGGGGCAGTTGCCTTCGATGTCATCGGAGCAGGACGTCTGGAGCACCTGAAGAACGGCCTGTCATACGACTTTCGAGAAAACGAAGCCATCTTGTTTGAAACCAGGGTTGAACCGGAAGATAAGATATTTTATGAACTGCATGCGTTCATCGAAACTGAGAATGGGCTGTATGAGAGATTTGAAGAAACACATCAGCAACAGTATTATCGAGCCTCTGATATTACCGCGTGGCTTGAACAAACAGGATTTGAGGTGTGGTACCTTCAGGGGGACTTTGGTGAGACAAGCTTGGAAGGTTCCAACAGAATGGTGTTTTCAGCCAGGAAGCCTCTTGATTCAGCGGGGTGA
- the sigK gene encoding RNA polymerase sporulation sigma factor SigK produces the protein MTGLFAVLTMILKDISLFVSYVKHNAFPQPLSGKEEAKLVERMQQGDETARNNLIEHNLRLVAHLAKKFDTTGEDSEDLISIGTIGLIKAVERYTPDRGTKLATFAARCIDNEILMYLRSNKKRKKDVSLEDPIGADKEGNEMTLSDLLGSDPDDVVDTVDLSWEKQKMYEILPMLATREREVLCKRYGLPNGREYTQREIAKELGISRSYVSRIERKALDKLNTHMKTGSRIG, from the coding sequence CTGACTGGACTATTTGCGGTGCTGACAATGATTTTGAAGGACATCTCGCTGTTTGTTTCGTATGTCAAGCACAATGCTTTTCCACAGCCCCTTTCTGGTAAAGAAGAGGCAAAGTTGGTTGAGCGGATGCAGCAGGGAGACGAGACTGCACGCAACAATCTCATAGAACACAACCTGCGCCTCGTAGCACACCTGGCAAAAAAATTTGATACAACTGGAGAAGACTCGGAAGACCTGATTTCTATCGGTACTATCGGCCTGATAAAGGCTGTGGAACGCTACACTCCGGACAGGGGCACAAAGCTGGCTACATTTGCAGCCAGGTGTATTGACAATGAAATTCTCATGTACTTGCGAAGCAATAAGAAGCGGAAAAAGGATGTTTCCCTGGAAGACCCGATTGGCGCTGACAAGGAAGGAAATGAGATGACCTTATCGGATTTGCTGGGATCTGACCCAGACGATGTTGTCGACACGGTGGATTTGTCTTGGGAAAAACAAAAAATGTATGAAATTTTGCCTATGCTTGCTACGCGAGAGCGAGAGGTGCTGTGCAAGCGTTATGGATTACCGAACGGCCGGGAGTACACACAAAGGGAAATTGCCAAGGAACTCGGGATATCCCGGTCTTACGTGTCGCGCATTGAGCGGAAGGCTCTGGATAAATTGAATACTCACATGAAGACGGGAAGTCGAATTGGTTAA
- the yqeH gene encoding ribosome biogenesis GTPase YqeH, with the protein MAEQFCVGCGALLQTEDKDRPGYVPESALNRDLPVCRRCFRITHYGEFSRNVVPDEEYQRQVSRIKEQPGLVLYVLDVFDLSGSLVPDLQRFVSGSTVVLLVNKVDLLPAEVNYLRLTEWIERTVDKTGIHVSDVLFTSAHSDIGFYPVIDTIDESRSDRVYVVGMANVGKSSVLNRLLQHGGKGHKPVFTVSKVPGTTLGLTEFTLALPSQRDVKVTDTPGLIHSNRIGDMLCPSCLKTVVPSARIRPRVYQLNEGQTLFLGNAVRFDFEKGPSQSVLCYVSNDLVVHRTKLEKADDFMEDHADDILAVPCPSCREAVGPLQKRGVTSARNSRRYAGVRNAGLRNAGYGQESARESMSASVKEPVSAPANESVKHQGAEWIQIPAGGGDITLPGLGWMTFSGEWISGTLWLPQQLVAQVRPRLVGELSRRS; encoded by the coding sequence ATGGCTGAACAATTTTGTGTCGGCTGTGGTGCCCTTTTGCAAACAGAGGATAAGGACAGACCGGGGTATGTTCCTGAGTCGGCATTAAACAGGGATCTACCGGTTTGCAGGCGTTGCTTTCGGATTACACATTATGGAGAATTTTCGAGAAATGTTGTCCCGGATGAGGAATACCAGCGGCAGGTAAGCCGCATTAAAGAACAACCGGGTCTTGTTCTGTACGTTCTTGATGTGTTTGATTTAAGCGGTTCACTTGTGCCTGATTTACAGCGGTTTGTTTCAGGAAGCACCGTTGTTTTGCTGGTAAACAAGGTTGACTTGCTGCCGGCTGAGGTGAATTATTTAAGGTTGACCGAGTGGATAGAACGGACGGTGGACAAGACCGGAATTCATGTGAGCGACGTCTTGTTTACAAGCGCTCACTCCGATATAGGCTTCTATCCTGTCATTGACACGATTGATGAGTCCCGTTCGGACAGAGTCTATGTTGTGGGCATGGCCAATGTCGGGAAATCCAGCGTGCTCAATCGTTTGTTGCAGCATGGAGGCAAAGGACACAAGCCCGTCTTTACCGTTTCGAAGGTACCTGGCACAACACTTGGTTTGACGGAGTTTACTCTTGCCCTGCCGTCACAACGAGACGTCAAAGTAACAGATACCCCGGGACTGATTCACTCTAATCGCATTGGTGACATGCTGTGTCCCTCTTGTTTGAAGACCGTGGTACCCTCTGCAAGAATTCGGCCTCGGGTCTATCAGTTGAATGAGGGACAGACGCTGTTTTTGGGGAATGCCGTTCGCTTCGATTTCGAAAAGGGACCCTCTCAATCCGTCTTGTGCTATGTGAGCAACGACCTGGTTGTACATCGCACAAAGCTGGAGAAGGCAGACGACTTCATGGAAGACCACGCAGACGACATTCTGGCGGTTCCGTGCCCCTCGTGTAGAGAAGCGGTGGGACCTCTGCAAAAACGAGGTGTGACGAGTGCCCGCAATTCCCGCCGTTATGCTGGAGTTCGTAATGCTGGACTTCGTAATGCTGGATACGGTCAGGAGTCAGCGAGGGAGTCCATGAGTGCATCAGTCAAGGAGCCCGTGAGTGCACCAGCAAACGAGTCCGTCAAACATCAAGGTGCAGAATGGATTCAGATCCCCGCAGGCGGAGGGGATATCACCTTGCCTGGCCTGGGGTGGATGACCTTCTCTGGTGAATGGATTTCCGGGACATTGTGGCTGCCTCAACAATTAGTTGCTCAAGTACGTCCGCGTCTGGTCGGGGAGTTAAGCCGCCGTAGCTAA
- the nadD gene encoding nicotinate (nicotinamide) nucleotide adenylyltransferase → MLQKDCQSHVILFGGTFDPPHVGHLSMATLALEQSGADEVWFVPAWVPPHKDSTAVDYDVRVNMVKTLVADNENFVVSSVERDLPEPSYTVDTVQTFQHKKPNTYFEFLIGSDSLAALSTWERAAQLTQAIDFLVAVRQGFPFHETYAAARRELPHLRARALEMPILDVSSTWLRDRTEQGLSLCGLVPERVLEVWRRTQLSRKGETAGDDT, encoded by the coding sequence GTGTTGCAAAAAGACTGTCAATCGCATGTTATCTTGTTCGGCGGCACCTTCGATCCGCCTCACGTCGGCCACTTATCTATGGCGACACTTGCGTTGGAACAGTCCGGAGCGGATGAAGTGTGGTTTGTTCCAGCCTGGGTTCCGCCGCACAAGGATTCAACAGCCGTTGACTATGACGTGCGCGTAAACATGGTGAAAACGCTAGTGGCAGACAATGAAAACTTCGTTGTATCAAGTGTTGAAAGGGACTTGCCTGAACCGTCCTACACCGTGGATACTGTGCAGACCTTTCAACACAAGAAGCCGAATACATATTTTGAGTTTTTGATCGGATCCGACAGCTTGGCAGCGCTGAGTACTTGGGAGAGGGCAGCGCAGTTGACGCAAGCAATTGATTTTCTGGTAGCTGTTCGGCAAGGGTTCCCGTTTCACGAAACCTACGCCGCGGCACGGCGAGAGCTGCCTCACTTACGCGCTCGGGCTTTGGAGATGCCTATTTTGGACGTCTCCTCGACGTGGCTTCGCGATCGGACGGAACAGGGGTTGTCTCTGTGCGGTCTGGTCCCGGAAAGGGTACTCGAAGTGTGGAGGAGGACACAGCTTTCGCGTAAAGGAGAGACTGCGGGCGATGATACTTGA
- the ruvX gene encoding Holliday junction resolvase RuvX: MQNTPKRILAIDYGLARIGLAKSDAMGILAQTYGVIRRRSDNQAIEDILQVVQAEQVTEIVVGLPKNMDGSLGERALQCQQFADVLRAKSQLPVEMYDERLTTVSAERVLIEADMSRKKRRKVVDAVAATVLLQSYLDAAAHK; the protein is encoded by the coding sequence ATGCAGAATACGCCAAAGAGGATTCTGGCAATTGACTACGGTTTGGCACGAATAGGGTTAGCGAAGAGTGATGCTATGGGGATTTTAGCACAGACCTACGGCGTGATTCGTCGACGTTCTGATAACCAAGCAATAGAAGATATTTTGCAAGTTGTTCAAGCGGAACAAGTCACAGAAATCGTTGTCGGACTTCCGAAGAACATGGATGGATCGCTGGGGGAGCGGGCTCTACAGTGCCAACAGTTTGCTGATGTGCTTCGGGCCAAGAGTCAACTCCCCGTAGAGATGTACGACGAGCGATTGACAACGGTTTCAGCAGAGCGAGTGCTCATTGAAGCGGACATGAGCCGTAAGAAGAGACGCAAGGTAGTGGACGCGGTCGCTGCAACGGTTCTGCTGCAGAGTTACCTTGACGCAGCCGCACACAAATAA
- the rsfS gene encoding ribosome silencing factor has protein sequence MTSQELAKEAAGAADDKKAQNIIILDVHHLTPVADCFVICSANSGTQVEAVSKAVREKMEAAGTPCHATEGLAEARWVLMDFGDVVVHVFRREEREFYNLERLWGDAVEVPYSVS, from the coding sequence TTGACATCTCAGGAACTGGCAAAGGAAGCGGCGGGTGCCGCAGACGATAAAAAGGCACAAAACATCATCATTCTCGACGTTCATCACTTAACCCCGGTTGCAGATTGCTTTGTCATCTGTTCAGCGAACTCCGGCACACAAGTAGAGGCTGTAAGCAAAGCCGTACGCGAAAAAATGGAGGCGGCCGGTACACCCTGTCATGCAACGGAAGGACTGGCAGAGGCTCGATGGGTTCTGATGGACTTTGGCGATGTTGTGGTGCATGTGTTTCGTCGAGAAGAGCGGGAATTTTACAACTTGGAACGGCTGTGGGGAGATGCGGTGGAAGTACCCTATTCTGTTTCATGA
- a CDS encoding IreB family regulatory phosphoprotein — MGFRSDETMRFEARSENDAAREAFILAYNALVEKGYNPVYQIAGYLISGDPAYITSHMDARNTIRRIERDELIEELVRAYAEYAKEDSGN; from the coding sequence ATGGGTTTTCGATCAGATGAGACCATGCGATTTGAAGCCAGATCGGAAAATGACGCCGCACGGGAAGCATTTATTTTAGCCTACAACGCACTTGTCGAGAAGGGTTATAACCCTGTCTATCAAATTGCAGGCTACTTGATTTCCGGTGACCCTGCATACATTACGAGTCATATGGATGCTCGCAATACCATTCGCCGTATTGAACGAGACGAACTCATTGAGGAGTTGGTTCGTGCGTATGCAGAATACGCCAAAGAGGATTCTGGCAATTGA